Within Flavobacterium pisciphilum, the genomic segment ACTGGAAGCTTAAGCTTAAGAGAAATCTCTTTGCAACAAGCTGGAATGAACTGGAACGTATTTTACCAACCTTTATCTTTCTTAATATTCCTTATTTGTGCTTTTGCTGAAACAAATAGAACTCCTTTTGACTTAGCGGAGTGTGAAACTGAATTAGTTGGTGGATACCACACGGAGTATTCTTCGATGAAAATGGGATTCTATTTATTTGCTGAATATGCAAATATGTTTATCTCGGCTACTATAATCGCTGTATTATTCTTTGGAGGATACAACTATCCGGGAATGCAATGGATGGTAGACAACGTAGGAGTTAATCCAGCAAACGTTTTAGGAATGGTTGTTTTATTTGCTAAAATATGCTTTTTCATCTTCTTCTATATGTGGGTTCGTTGGACTATTCCAAGATTTAGATATGACCAATTGATGCACTTAGGATGGAAGATATTAATTCCGCTTTCTATCATCAATATCATGCTTACAGGTGTTGTAATGTTAAGAGGTGAAATTGCAGCTTATTTAGGGTTTTAATAAACGAAAACGCCTAGCCCTGATAGAAGTGAAAATCCTTTAATGTTTTTCTTTAAAACAGTAAAGATTGTAACGGATAGCAGGATTAGCTTCTGATAAAAAATAAAAGAAATAAATTTTTGAATTTGGTTTTGGAATCAAAATCGTAAATGATAAATTAAAATGTCAATAGAAACTATATCATTATCGGGTAGAAAAAAGGTAGTCTCAAATAAAGAGATGACTTTTCTTGAGCGATTGTATCTTGTAGCGATTGCTAAAGGGTTGTACATTACAATCAAACACATGTTCAAGCGTAAACCGACTATTCATTACCCAGAACAAGTTCGTGAGCGAAGTGATGTTTACCGTGGACAGCATATGCTGAAACGCGATGAGCAAGGTCGTGAAAACTGTACTGCTTGTGGATTATGTGCTTTGTCTTGTCCTGCTGAGGCTATCACTATGAAAGCTGAAGAGCGCAAACCAGATGAAAAACATTTGTACAGAGAAGAAAAATACGCTTCGATATATGAGATCAATATGTTGCGTTGTATTTTTTGTGGATTGTGTGAAGAGGCTTGTCCAAAAGATGCAATTTACCTGACGACTTCAAAAGTATTGGTTCCTTCTAGTTATGATAGAGAAGATTTTATTTTTGGAAAAGACAAATTAGTGATGCCATTAGATATGGCTATGAAAAACGCTCAACTTAAAAACGCTAATTAATGATACATATACCTGACTTTGCTAATGCAAATGCAATACAAATTACATTTTGTATTTTAGCTTTTATAACAGTGATTACTGCTTTCTTAACTGTTTTTAGTCGTACACCTATTCATAGTGCTATTTATTTAGTGATTTGCTTTTTCTCGATTGCAGGTCATTACTTATTATTAAATGCTCAGTTTCTTGCAATAGTTCACATCATAGTCTATTCGGGAGCCATAATGATTTTGTTCCTGTTTACGATAATGTTAATGAACCTGAACGAAAAAAACGAAGTACACAAACCTCGAATCACGCGTTTGGGAGCAATTGTTTCTTTTTGTTTGATTTGTGTTGTATTAATTGCAATATTTATTAACTCAAAACCAATTGTTGGAGAATACGATTCGACTGGTGAAGATTTCCAATCGATAAAAGTATTGGGTAAAATACTATTGAACGAATATATGGTTCCATTTGAATTTGCTTCTATTTTACTTTTGGTTGCCATGATTGGAACTGTCTTATTGTCTAAAAAAGAAAAATCGAAAAATAATGAATAATATTTTAAATCAAATAGGTATCGAAAACTACATATTTTTAAGTGTAGTCCTTTTTTGTGTAGGTATATTTGGTGTTTTATACAGACGTAATGCGATTATCGTTTTTATGTCTATTGAAATCATGCTTAATGCAGTAAACTTATTATTTGTTGCTTTCTCTACGTATCACCAAGATGCACAAGGACAAGTATTCGTGTTTTTCTCAATGGCAGTTGCTGCAGCTGAAGTAGCAGTTGGATTGGCAATTTTAGTATCGATATTTAGAAACATACACTCAATTAGTATCGATAATTTAAAAAATTTAAAAGGATAAATGGCAATGGATACCAATTTAGCTTTAGTTTTAGTATTAGCTCCTTTTTTAGGATTTTTAATCAATGTTTTCTTTGGAAAAAGTTTAGGAAAGACAGTTTCTGGGGCTATAGGAACTCTTTCTGTAGTTGTTTCATTTGCTGTAACTATTTATTTTTTCCTTCAAATAAATCAAACTCAACAACCTATCAGCATTTCTTTATTTGAATGGATTCAGATAAGTAATTTTAAAGTTGACTTAGGTTTCTTATTAGATCAACTATCATTACTTTGGTTACTATTTGTAACTGGGATTGGTTCTTTGATTCACCTATACTCTATCAGCTATATGCATGATGATGAGAAAATGCACCAGTTTTTTGCTTACTTAAACCTGTTTGTATTTTTCATGATTACACTAGTTGTTGGAAGTAACTTATTAGTATTGTTTATTGGTTGGGAAGGTGTAGGACTTTGTTCTTACTTACTAATCGGTTTCTGGTATAAAAACCAAGACTATAATGACGCTGCTAAAAAAGCGTTCATCATGAACAGAATTGGAGATTTAGGATTACTAGTTGGTATTTTTATCATCGGTTCTATGTTCTCAACTTTGGATTATGCAACTTTAAAAACGGCTATAGCTGGTGCAACTGATTTAAATATCTACATGCTTTCTGCAGCTGCATTCTGTTTGTTTATTGGTGCTTGTGGTAAATCTGCACAGATTCCATTATACACTTGGTTGCCTGATGCGATGGCTGGACCAACT encodes:
- a CDS encoding NADH-quinone oxidoreductase subunit J family protein, with the protein product MIHIPDFANANAIQITFCILAFITVITAFLTVFSRTPIHSAIYLVICFFSIAGHYLLLNAQFLAIVHIIVYSGAIMILFLFTIMLMNLNEKNEVHKPRITRLGAIVSFCLICVVLIAIFINSKPIVGEYDSTGEDFQSIKVLGKILLNEYMVPFEFASILLLVAMIGTVLLSKKEKSKNNE
- the nuoH gene encoding NADH-quinone oxidoreductase subunit NuoH translates to MDNTFIIEKSVIILVVFAVTMLMAMYSTWAERKVAAYLQDRVGPNRAGWGGLLQPLADGMKLFSKEEFFPNTPNKFLFVVGPAIAMSTALMTSAVIPWGDKLHLFGRDILLQATDINIGLLYFFGVVSVGVYGIMIGGWASNSKFSLMGAVRAASQMVSYEIAMGLSMIALLMMTGSLSLREISLQQAGMNWNVFYQPLSFLIFLICAFAETNRTPFDLAECETELVGGYHTEYSSMKMGFYLFAEYANMFISATIIAVLFFGGYNYPGMQWMVDNVGVNPANVLGMVVLFAKICFFIFFYMWVRWTIPRFRYDQLMHLGWKILIPLSIINIMLTGVVMLRGEIAAYLGF
- a CDS encoding NuoI/complex I 23 kDa subunit family protein, whose translation is MSIETISLSGRKKVVSNKEMTFLERLYLVAIAKGLYITIKHMFKRKPTIHYPEQVRERSDVYRGQHMLKRDEQGRENCTACGLCALSCPAEAITMKAEERKPDEKHLYREEKYASIYEINMLRCIFCGLCEEACPKDAIYLTTSKVLVPSSYDREDFIFGKDKLVMPLDMAMKNAQLKNAN
- the nuoK gene encoding NADH-quinone oxidoreductase subunit NuoK; its protein translation is MNNILNQIGIENYIFLSVVLFCVGIFGVLYRRNAIIVFMSIEIMLNAVNLLFVAFSTYHQDAQGQVFVFFSMAVAAAEVAVGLAILVSIFRNIHSISIDNLKNLKG